One genomic segment of Clostridium estertheticum subsp. estertheticum includes these proteins:
- a CDS encoding pentapeptide repeat-containing protein — MIYPHGNKYDKELSENNREFVSSIETCIDNLRVDCKNCFGLCCVALYFSASEGFPIDKDAGRPCINLQSDFNCSVHKDLRDKGLKGCTAYDCFGAGQKVAQVTYSGRDWRLVPESAKQMFEVFLIMRQLHEMLWYLTEASTLQVAHSEKEKLNSIINETIRLTHLSPDSLIELDVESHRDNVNVLLLKTSELVRAKVCRGQKNPSKHQKTKARGADLIAADLRKTNLRGANLRGACLIAANLREVDLSGADLIGADLRDTDIRGANLTDSIFLTQSQINTAKGDSDTKLPRLLTHPTYWLK; from the coding sequence ATGATATATCCACATGGAAATAAGTATGATAAAGAATTATCTGAAAATAATAGAGAGTTTGTATCTTCTATTGAAACGTGTATCGATAATCTGAGAGTTGACTGTAAAAATTGTTTTGGATTGTGCTGCGTTGCATTGTACTTTTCGGCGTCTGAGGGTTTTCCAATCGACAAAGATGCTGGTAGGCCTTGCATAAACCTACAATCGGACTTTAATTGCTCTGTTCACAAAGATTTAAGGGATAAGGGTCTTAAAGGTTGCACTGCGTATGATTGTTTTGGCGCAGGTCAAAAGGTAGCTCAAGTTACATATAGTGGACGCGATTGGAGGCTGGTCCCAGAATCTGCAAAACAAATGTTTGAGGTGTTTCTAATAATGAGGCAACTTCATGAAATGTTATGGTATCTGACAGAGGCAAGCACATTACAAGTGGCTCATTCTGAAAAAGAGAAGCTTAATTCTATAATAAATGAGACTATACGTCTTACTCATCTAAGTCCAGATTCTCTTATAGAATTAGATGTAGAATCACACAGGGACAATGTTAATGTTCTACTCCTTAAAACTAGCGAACTTGTTCGTGCTAAAGTATGTAGGGGACAAAAGAACCCTTCAAAGCATCAGAAAACAAAGGCTCGAGGGGCAGATCTTATTGCTGCAGACCTTAGAAAAACTAATCTAAGAGGTGCTAACTTAAGAGGAGCATGCCTTATTGCAGCAAATCTTAGAGAGGTTGATCTGAGTGGAGCTGACCTTATAGGGGCTGATTTAAGAGATACCGATATCAGGGGAGCTAATCTTACAGACAGTATTTTTCTAACTCAATCCCAAATCAATACAGCTAAGGGAGATTCAGATACAAAGTTACCAAGATTACTAACTCACCCAACATATTGGCTAAAATAA
- the pyrE gene encoding orotate phosphoribosyltransferase, whose product MNINVLDILKESGALLEGHFLLSSGRHSNRYCQCAKLLQYPDKSAKVLSIVTQKIKDIPFDIVVGPAMGGIIVAYEVGRQTGKPAIFTERVDGKMELRRGFEITKGQKVLITEDVVTTGKSSLETIEVLKGLGAEVVGICCIVDRGSSTIDYPIYSAIKLDIESYDPTECPLCKSGSPYIKPGSRNIK is encoded by the coding sequence ATGAATATAAATGTTTTAGATATATTAAAAGAATCAGGAGCACTACTCGAGGGACATTTTCTGTTATCATCAGGAAGACACAGTAATAGATATTGCCAATGTGCAAAACTTCTTCAATATCCAGACAAATCTGCAAAAGTACTTAGCATAGTAACTCAAAAGATTAAAGACATACCTTTTGATATAGTAGTAGGACCTGCGATGGGTGGAATAATAGTAGCTTATGAAGTAGGTAGACAAACTGGAAAACCTGCTATATTTACTGAAAGAGTAGATGGAAAGATGGAATTACGCCGTGGATTTGAAATTACTAAAGGTCAGAAAGTTTTAATTACAGAAGATGTAGTGACTACTGGTAAATCTTCTTTAGAAACTATAGAAGTCTTAAAAGGACTTGGAGCAGAAGTAGTTGGTATATGTTGTATAGTAGATAGAGGAAGTAGCACTATTGATTATCCTATATACAGCGCTATAAAACTTGATATTGAAAGTTACGATCCAACAGAATGCCCACTTTGTAAAAGTGGATCACCATACATAAAACCTGGAAGTAGAAACATAAAATAA
- the pflB gene encoding formate C-acetyltransferase translates to MTKQWNGFKGDSWKNKIDVKDFIQKNYTLYEGDDSFLVGKTDKTNKVWDKANSLILEEIKKGIIDVETNEISGIDNFKPGYIDKENEVIVGLQTDAPLKRIVNPFGGFRMVEQSLEEYGYKLNKDIKEFFPKYRKTHNEGVFDAYTDATKVARNVGLLTGLPDAYGRGRVIGDYRRIALYGLDFLVSLKKKDLKELTGHASDDLIRHREEVSMQIRALGQIKSMALKYGVDLSAPSTTAQDAVQAVYLGYLAGIKENNGAAMSLGRTTTFLDIYFERDLKAGLITEDEAQEIIDQFVIKLRMARHLRTPEYNDLFGGDPNWVTESIGGVALNGTPMVTKNSFRFLHTLTNLGSAPEPNMTVLWSEKLPETFKKYCAKMSIETDALQYENDDVMRPIYGDDYGIACCVSAMEIGKRMQFFGARANLAKSLLLSLNGGVDELKGKLVVPGIEKTTDVVLDYEKVRKMYSKVLEYVANMYVDTMNTIHYMHDKYAYEAGQLALHDTDLKYFMAFGVAGLSIAADSLSAIKFAKVSPIRNADGITIDFKTEGDFPKYGNDDDRVDDLAVELIKEFSNALKKHPAYKGAEHTLSALTITSNVVYGKKTGTTPDGRKQGVPLAPGANPTQGNDENGALASLNSVAKIPYRTYCQDGVSNTFSIVPAALGIDESTRINNLVFLLDGYFAQAAHHLNVNVLNREVLIDAMENPDKYPTLTIRVSGYAVHFNRLSKEQQLEVISRTFHKKI, encoded by the coding sequence ATGACTAAACAATGGAATGGTTTCAAAGGAGATTCATGGAAAAATAAAATAGATGTGAAAGACTTTATTCAAAAAAACTATACCTTATATGAAGGTGATGATAGTTTTTTAGTAGGAAAAACTGATAAAACCAATAAAGTTTGGGACAAAGCTAATTCCCTTATATTAGAAGAAATCAAAAAAGGTATTATAGATGTTGAAACTAATGAAATTTCAGGTATAGATAACTTTAAACCTGGATATATTGATAAAGAAAATGAAGTAATTGTTGGATTACAAACAGATGCTCCATTAAAAAGAATAGTAAATCCATTTGGTGGCTTTAGAATGGTAGAACAATCACTTGAGGAATACGGCTACAAATTAAACAAGGATATAAAAGAATTTTTTCCAAAATACAGAAAAACTCATAATGAAGGGGTTTTTGATGCCTACACTGATGCTACTAAAGTTGCAAGGAATGTAGGGTTATTAACTGGACTTCCAGATGCATATGGCCGTGGAAGGGTAATTGGAGATTATAGAAGAATTGCTCTTTACGGATTGGATTTTCTAGTTTCGCTGAAGAAAAAGGACTTAAAAGAACTTACAGGTCATGCATCAGATGATTTAATAAGACATAGAGAAGAAGTAAGTATGCAAATAAGAGCACTTGGTCAAATAAAAAGCATGGCCCTAAAATACGGCGTTGATCTATCGGCACCATCTACTACAGCTCAAGACGCTGTTCAAGCAGTTTACCTTGGATATCTTGCAGGAATAAAAGAAAATAATGGTGCTGCAATGTCACTAGGAAGAACTACTACTTTCTTAGATATTTATTTTGAAAGAGATCTAAAAGCTGGATTAATAACAGAAGATGAGGCTCAAGAAATTATCGATCAATTTGTAATTAAACTTAGAATGGCAAGACATCTAAGAACTCCTGAGTATAATGATTTATTTGGTGGAGATCCTAATTGGGTAACCGAATCTATTGGCGGTGTTGCACTTAACGGCACTCCCATGGTAACAAAAAATTCTTTTAGATTCCTTCATACATTAACAAATCTAGGATCAGCACCAGAACCTAATATGACAGTACTTTGGTCAGAAAAATTACCAGAAACTTTCAAAAAATATTGTGCTAAAATGTCTATTGAAACTGATGCACTACAATATGAAAATGATGATGTAATGAGACCTATTTATGGAGATGATTACGGCATTGCTTGCTGCGTTTCTGCTATGGAAATAGGAAAGAGAATGCAGTTCTTTGGAGCAAGAGCTAACCTTGCAAAATCATTATTACTATCACTTAATGGTGGAGTTGATGAATTAAAAGGCAAACTTGTAGTACCTGGAATCGAAAAGACTACTGATGTAGTTCTTGATTACGAAAAAGTTAGAAAAATGTATTCAAAGGTTTTAGAATATGTTGCTAACATGTATGTAGATACAATGAACACAATACATTATATGCATGATAAATATGCTTATGAAGCTGGACAACTTGCTCTTCATGATACCGATCTTAAATACTTCATGGCATTTGGAGTAGCAGGACTTTCAATTGCAGCCGATTCATTAAGCGCTATAAAGTTTGCTAAGGTATCTCCAATAAGAAATGCTGATGGCATAACAATTGATTTTAAAACTGAAGGAGATTTCCCTAAATACGGTAATGATGATGATAGAGTTGATGATTTAGCTGTTGAACTTATCAAGGAATTCAGCAACGCTCTAAAAAAACATCCTGCATATAAGGGAGCAGAACATACCTTGTCAGCACTTACTATTACATCAAATGTAGTTTATGGTAAAAAGACAGGTACAACTCCTGATGGAAGAAAACAAGGTGTACCACTCGCTCCCGGAGCAAACCCAACACAAGGCAACGATGAAAACGGAGCACTTGCATCATTAAATTCAGTTGCTAAGATTCCTTATAGAACCTATTGCCAAGATGGAGTTTCAAATACATTTTCAATAGTACCAGCTGCACTTGGGATAGACGAATCTACAAGAATAAATAATCTAGTTTTCCTTTTAGATGGTTATTTCGCACAAGCTGCACATCATTTGAATGTAAATGTGTTGAATAGAGAAGTTTTAATAGATGCTATGGAGAATCCAGACAAATATCCAACATTAACAATAAGAGTTTCAGGATATGCTGTTCATTTCAACAGATTATCTAAAGAACAACAACTAGAAGTTATAAGCAGAACTTTCCATAAAAAAATCTAG
- a CDS encoding dihydroorotate dehydrogenase, producing the protein MTKVELCGVSLKNPVIAASGTFGFGEEYKDYYDVGRLGGISGKGLTLHSKQGNDGTRIYESRGGMLNSVGLQNPGIEKFIIKELPLMLKYNTAIIANVGGSSVEEYMAAIERLNNEAVDIIELNISCPNVLCGGMAFGIKSKVAYDVVRQVKSVCKKPLMVKLSPNAEDIVDMAYKCCEAGADALSLVNTFKGMAVDIHSRKAIFNNIYAGVSGPSIKPMALRMVHEVCKAVNVPVVGMGGISTFEDAIEFIMVGAQAVGVGTANFIKPDICLDIIEGIEKYMIKEGIKDLSEIRGII; encoded by the coding sequence ATGACTAAAGTAGAATTATGTGGAGTATCTTTAAAAAATCCTGTTATAGCTGCATCTGGAACTTTTGGATTTGGTGAGGAATATAAAGATTATTACGATGTAGGAAGACTTGGTGGCATATCCGGCAAGGGTCTTACGCTACATAGTAAACAAGGTAATGATGGAACAAGAATTTATGAATCACGTGGTGGAATGTTAAATAGTGTAGGGCTTCAAAACCCAGGCATCGAAAAGTTTATAATTAAAGAACTTCCATTGATGCTAAAATATAATACAGCTATAATTGCAAATGTTGGTGGTAGTAGCGTTGAGGAATATATGGCTGCAATAGAAAGATTAAATAATGAGGCCGTAGACATAATTGAGTTAAATATATCTTGTCCTAATGTATTATGTGGAGGTATGGCTTTTGGAATTAAATCAAAGGTAGCATATGATGTGGTACGCCAGGTAAAAAGTGTATGCAAAAAACCTCTTATGGTTAAGTTATCACCAAATGCTGAGGATATAGTAGATATGGCATATAAATGCTGCGAAGCTGGAGCAGATGCATTATCTTTAGTGAATACTTTTAAAGGTATGGCAGTAGATATACATAGTCGAAAAGCAATATTTAATAATATATATGCAGGGGTATCGGGACCATCAATAAAACCTATGGCGCTTAGAATGGTACATGAAGTATGCAAAGCCGTAAACGTGCCAGTTGTAGGAATGGGTGGTATATCCACATTCGAAGATGCTATAGAATTTATAATGGTTGGGGCACAGGCAGTTGGAGTTGGAACTGCGAACTTCATAAAACCTGATATCTGTTTAGATATAATAGAGGGAATTGAAAAGTACATGATAAAAGAAGGTATTAAAGATTTAAGTGAAATTAGAGGAATTATTTAG
- the pyrF gene encoding orotidine-5'-phosphate decarboxylase: protein MIIDRLFESVEKKGNVCVGLDTDLEYLPVEFRNKFMHDEHALYRFNQMIIDATYDIAACYKVQIAYYEALGLNGLKVYKDTLTYIKSKGCLAIADIKRGDIAKTAQMYAKAHFEGDFESDFITVNPYMGMDSIEPYLPYVKNNEKGLFSLVRTSNKGAEDIEYIENKENKKVYDIVGEKLLKIGSEFMGECGYSSVGGVVGCTHIDEGLKMRKDLGKMFFLIPGYGAQGGAANDVAIYLKNGNGGVVNASRSILLAYKKVENGGSHFEQCARAEAIKMRDAIRKAANK from the coding sequence TTGATTATAGATAGATTATTTGAAAGCGTAGAAAAAAAAGGTAATGTGTGTGTAGGTCTTGACACTGATTTGGAGTATTTACCAGTAGAGTTTAGAAATAAATTTATGCATGATGAACACGCATTATATAGATTTAATCAAATGATAATTGATGCTACATATGACATCGCCGCGTGTTATAAGGTACAAATAGCATATTATGAAGCACTTGGCTTAAATGGTCTAAAAGTATATAAGGACACTTTAACTTACATAAAAAGTAAAGGATGTTTAGCAATTGCAGATATTAAAAGAGGAGACATTGCTAAAACTGCTCAAATGTATGCTAAGGCCCATTTTGAAGGAGATTTTGAAAGTGATTTTATAACCGTTAATCCATATATGGGAATGGACAGCATTGAGCCATATCTCCCTTATGTAAAAAACAATGAAAAGGGATTATTTTCTCTAGTAAGAACATCAAATAAAGGTGCAGAAGATATAGAATATATAGAGAATAAAGAAAATAAAAAAGTTTATGATATAGTTGGAGAAAAATTATTAAAGATCGGCAGTGAATTTATGGGGGAATGTGGTTATAGCTCTGTAGGCGGGGTTGTTGGATGTACTCATATAGATGAAGGACTAAAGATGAGAAAAGATCTTGGAAAAATGTTTTTCTTAATACCTGGTTATGGAGCACAAGGTGGAGCCGCAAATGACGTAGCTATTTATTTGAAAAATGGAAATGGTGGAGTTGTGAATGCTTCTAGAAGTATATTGCTTGCATATAAGAAAGTTGAAAATGGTGGAAGTCATTTTGAGCAGTGTGCTAGGGCAGAAGCTATAAAAATGAGAGATGCAATACGAAAAGCAGCTAATAAATAA
- the pflA gene encoding pyruvate formate-lyase-activating protein yields the protein MVKGKIHSIETMGLVDGPGIRVVVFFQGCKLRCAYCHNPDTWQLSGGTEMTPDEIVKKIIRFKPYFNRSGGGVTFSGGDPLLQSEFLLECLKLCKQNGIHTALDTAGFGDGNYDEILKYTDLVLLDIKQTTGKGYVTLTGKDTTDVNIFLESLRKSKSRVWVRHVVVPGITDSEEHITKLAKIINEEVPNLDKVELLSYHVLGVSKYEELSIPYKLKGVEAMDKDKTKKLQTLIDSLLNIK from the coding sequence ATGGTAAAAGGTAAAATTCATTCTATCGAAACTATGGGACTAGTTGATGGTCCAGGAATAAGAGTTGTAGTTTTCTTTCAAGGTTGTAAATTAAGATGTGCCTATTGCCATAATCCTGACACTTGGCAGTTGAGTGGTGGTACAGAAATGACTCCTGATGAAATTGTTAAAAAAATAATTCGTTTCAAACCATACTTTAACAGATCTGGTGGCGGAGTTACTTTCTCTGGTGGCGATCCACTGCTTCAAAGCGAATTTCTACTTGAATGTTTAAAATTATGTAAACAAAACGGAATTCACACCGCCCTAGATACAGCTGGTTTTGGTGATGGTAATTACGATGAAATTTTAAAATATACTGATTTAGTGCTACTCGATATAAAGCAAACAACTGGTAAAGGGTATGTCACTTTAACCGGAAAAGATACTACAGATGTTAATATATTTTTAGAATCACTTCGAAAATCAAAATCAAGGGTTTGGGTAAGACATGTTGTTGTACCCGGTATTACAGATTCAGAAGAACATATAACAAAACTTGCTAAGATTATTAATGAAGAAGTACCTAATTTAGATAAAGTAGAACTTCTTTCATATCATGTTTTAGGAGTTAGTAAATATGAAGAGTTATCTATACCTTATAAACTTAAAGGTGTGGAAGCAATGGATAAAGATAAAACTAAAAAACTCCAAACATTAATAGATAGTTTGCTTAATATCAAATAA
- a CDS encoding dihydroorotate dehydrogenase electron transfer subunit has translation MKYSVEKTYENVLISEGVYKLSIKGKFNVKPGQFFMLKTGQLEPLLPRPISVYDVDDEKISFLYQIVGQGTKHFSNLKENDGLQIMGPLGNGFEVDKIKGKIAVVSGGIGIAPLVYLIKKLTDCEIDLYSGFKTVDYSVDSVEKYVNKINLSTESGKIGHKGYITDILNPKDYRTVICCGPEIMMRKVITMCNDSEVPVYVSMENHMACGIGACLVCTCKTKGGNKRTCKDGPVFNGEDLIFND, from the coding sequence TTGAAATACTCAGTCGAGAAGACATATGAGAATGTTTTAATAAGTGAGGGTGTGTATAAGCTTTCTATAAAAGGTAAATTTAACGTAAAACCAGGACAATTTTTTATGTTAAAGACGGGTCAACTTGAGCCACTATTACCAAGGCCTATAAGTGTATATGATGTAGATGATGAAAAAATAAGTTTTTTATATCAAATAGTAGGGCAAGGAACAAAACATTTTAGTAACCTTAAAGAAAATGATGGACTTCAGATAATGGGACCACTAGGAAATGGATTTGAGGTAGATAAGATTAAAGGAAAAATTGCTGTTGTATCTGGTGGAATTGGTATAGCACCACTTGTTTATTTGATCAAAAAGCTTACTGATTGTGAAATAGATTTGTATTCCGGGTTTAAAACTGTGGACTATTCTGTGGATTCTGTGGAAAAATATGTAAATAAAATAAACTTATCCACAGAAAGCGGTAAAATTGGTCATAAAGGTTACATAACAGATATACTAAATCCAAAAGATTATAGAACGGTTATTTGTTGTGGACCAGAAATCATGATGAGAAAAGTTATAACTATGTGTAATGATTCAGAAGTACCAGTATATGTGTCTATGGAAAATCATATGGCCTGTGGAATAGGTGCATGTCTTGTTTGCACTTGTAAAACCAAGGGTGGCAATAAGAGAACTTGCAAGGATGGCCCAGTATTTAACGGAGAGGATTTGATTTTTAATGACTAA